TAAAGATTCGTTTGTATTAGTGTCGCATTGACTGATGTGTcgtatatatctatcatAGCCCTATGGAATAATACTGTTGTCATGTCCAGAACAAATGTTCATTTATATCCAGTACATATGCGCGTAGTATATGCAATATGGATGTAAGCGGTTTTGGTATAGCACGCGATGTGCGTAAGCAAACATCGGAGAAGTCAGAATTTCCTACATTATGTGAAACATGTCTTGGACCGAATCCTCTCATACGTATGCTGAAGGAGCGCTGCGGTAAGGAATGCAAGATATGCGAGCGTCCTTTCACTATGTTCCGTTGGAAGCCTGGTCCTAAAGCTCGTTACAAGCAAACTATCGTTTGCCAAAGTTGTTCGAAGATGAAGAATGTATGTCAAACATGTCTTTTTGATCTTGAGTATGGTTTACCTGTACAGGTACGTGACGAGTATTTGAAGAACGGTTTGGAACTGTCTGAGGTAAAGGCCAATTTAAATCACCAGCTGGGTAAGCTAGAAGCTGGTACATTAGAGTTACCTAAATCTGAATCCAACCCGATGTTGGAAAAGCTGGCTCGCGTAGCTCCCTACTATCGCAGAAATAAACCCAGGATTTGTACATTTTGGCTTCGCAATGCTTGTAACCGTGGTGAAGAGTGTCCATATTCACATGACAATGATGACATTAAACATCATGACCCTTCATTGGCAAAACAGAACATTAAGGATCGTTTCCGTGGTGAGAATGACCCCGTTGCTAATAAGATTTTCAAGCGTATTGAAGAGGCCAAGCAGAAGGACGAGGAATCCGAGGAATCTAGAACTCTAGTCAAGGAGGGCGTCTACCCATCCATGTTGCCTCACGAAGCTCAGCGTCGGCGTTGAAGGTTTCGACCGTCTATTACTTTAGGCGTATCTCTTGCTAACCCTTTGGTGAGTACTCTTTTTTTGACGGTTGGACTGACTCAAATGTCTATTATTAGTGATCTGCCATACACCTAGTAATGTACTGTCTATACAAATAATCGTACTTAATATCGCATACttccatgtctatacatCCTAGATGTCTGGGATAAATGCTTTGTAACATTAGATCGCATGttacagcatatatatgttagTAAATAATGTTCATGTGTGGTACACTCTTAACTGTTATGCATACTTCAAACATAAAGCAGCATATGAGCTATGCGCAGccataatgtatatacaccGACTAATGAACATCATGGACTACATTTTACTTCAAAGCGACTCTATTATAGTTATTTAAATTATCGTGGTCCAGCAGCGAGAACGCATACATTAAAATCACGGCGCATGTCTCTATTGTGATGTATTGTTACCGAGGTAATATGTGCTTATACTGGGAGCTTCCATAGCTCGAATGGTATACAACACAGTCTTGCGATTGTGTAATCAATGTTACTTGAACCTTACACTCTTCGGTGGCGTATACGTAGTTTTCACGTAACGGTCCTAGTAGTGGAAGTATAACTTGCGTATTGTATCACAACTGCTGTATCTTAGACTATATGTTAGCTTTGGACATTATCATTGTTATCGCGATACTTTTCTAGCAGTAGTTACTCTTGTTTCTTTTCC
This is a stretch of genomic DNA from Babesia bovis T2Bo chromosome 1, whole genome shotgun sequence. It encodes these proteins:
- a CDS encoding Zinc finger C-x8-C-x5-C-x3-H type (and similar) family protein, with product MDVSGFGIARDVRKQTSEKSEFPTLCETCLGPNPLIRMLKERCGKECKICERPFTMFRWKPGPKARYKQTIVCQSCSKMKNVCQTCLFDLEYGLPVQVRDEYLKNGLELSEVKANLNHQLGKLEAGTLELPKSESNPMLEKLARVAPYYRRNKPRICTFWLRNACNRGEECPYSHDNDDIKHHDPSLAKQNIKDRFRGENDPVANKIFKRIEEAKQKDEESEESRTLVKEGVYPSMLPHEAQRRR